In one Cotesia glomerata isolate CgM1 unplaced genomic scaffold, MPM_Cglom_v2.3 scaffold_46, whole genome shotgun sequence genomic region, the following are encoded:
- the LOC123274602 gene encoding tubulin--tyrosine ligase-like protein 12 isoform X1, whose protein sequence is MNTYDEFIQLHKAQLELSGIPTIYWPTLYIKLSKEIFDAGLVFQIAKIDYTDSVKTAQDPGFKLFVAAEEGLVCDDPNNIFLIDHAWMYDVNFAHQLSEIPALLDRLCNLMSYDGPDDKSTKVEFALREMWRYNQFYSSNKGTIEERLPLWYIMDEVGSAINHSDDPNFRTVPFLYLNQNTTYSLLFPVKNVEFNDEVTRDFVENQTNDPEKRRALLLPWIDQDFTDKSFTQVEPDVQYFLSGRVPESLPQENGSANGRNGDIKPVKLKVYTQYDIVSQYLTDPAFELVDNEHEADVLWLMVHFKDYKTLSQESPHTFVNQFPYEHILTNKDLLSIVCRRKAADKLYDPETLDTYPSWLPTTYNLSTELIEFVSYFQNREARDLDNHWICKPWNLARGLDTHVTNNLFHILRLPSTGPKIAQKYISSPVLYTRPGVGSVKFDVRYVFLLKSVKPLMVYAYSNFFLRFANKEFALNNLHDYEQHFTVMNYSEEAELYHVKCADFEVEWNKMYPENKWKNSVEIKIFKMIKEAFEAASDAPMGKGIVDNPQSRALYAVDLMLEWKNNEMNPVLLEVNFSPDNKRACEYYPDFYNNVFKFLFLDTGDTNEFIEL, encoded by the coding sequence ATGAATACATACGACGAATTTATTCAGCTCCATAAAGCGCAGCTTGAATTATCAGGTATTCCAACAATTTATTGGCCaacattatatataaaattaagtaaagaaatatttgaCGCTGGTCTCGTTTTTCAAATTGCTAAAATCGACTACACTGATTCAGTAAAAACTGCCCAGGATCCAGGTTTCAAGTTATTCGTAGCAGCCGAGGAAGGTTTAGTATGTGATGATcccaataatatatttttaatagatcATGCTTGGATGTACGACGTGAACTTTGCACATCAATTATCAGAAATCCCGGCTTTATTAGATCGTCTGTGTAATTTGATGTCTTATGACGGCCCAGATGACAAAAGTACCAAAGTTGAATTTGCTCTCAGAGAAATGTGGAGGTACAACCAGTTTTATTCATCGAACAAAGGGACAATTGAAGAACGCCTGCCGCTTTGGTACATAATGGACGAAGTTGGATCAGCAATAAATCACAGTGATGATCCCAATTTTCGTACTGTTCCTTTCTTGTATCTAAATCAAAATACTACTTACTCGCTGCTGTTTCCTGTAAAAAACGTTGAATTTAATGACGAGGTCACCAGAGATTTTGTTGAAAATCAAACTAATGATCCAGAAAAAAGACGTGCCTTATTGCTTCCCTGGATTGATCAAGACTTTACTGACAAAAGCTTCACTCAAGTCGAGCCAGACGTACAATATTTCTTATCCGGTCGCGTTCCGGAGAGTTTACCTCAAGAAAACGGATCAGCAAATGGTCGAAATGGTGACATAAAACCGGTTAAATTGAAAGTTTACACTCAGTATGACATTGTAAGTCAGTATCTAACTGATCCAGCTTTTGAGCTCGTGGACAATGAACATGAAGCTGATGTACTTTGGTTGATGGTTCATTTCAAAGACTATAAAACGCTGAGCCAAGAATCTCCTCACACGTTCGTTAACCAATTTCCGTATGAACATATTCTGACTAATAAAGATTTATTGTCGATCGTTTGTAGAAGGAAAGCTGCTGATAAGTTGTATGACCCCGAGACACTAGACACTTATCCGTCATGGTTACCGACGACTTACAATCTCAGTACAGAACTCATTGAATTCGTGTCGTACTTCCAAAATAGAGAAGCTAGGGACTTGGACAATCATTGGATCTGCAAGCCATGGAATTTAGCCCGAGGATTGGACACTCATGTAACGAATAATTTATTCCACATTTTGCGTTTGCCCAGCACTGGTCCTAAGATTGCccaaaaatacatttcatctcCTGTTTTATACACTAGGCCTGGTGTAGgaagtgttaaatttgacgttAGGTAtgtctttttattaaaatcggTAAAACCTTTGATGGTTTACGCCTACTCGAATTTCTTTTTGCGATTTGCTAATAAAGAATTCGCGTTGAACAATCTTCATGACTACGAGCAACATTTTACGGTGATGAACTACTCGGAGGAAGCTGAGCTTTACCATGTCAAGTGCGCTGATTTTGAGGTCGagtggaataaaatgtaccCGGAAAATAAATGGAAAAACAGTGTcgagattaaaatatttaagatgaTTAAAGAAGCTTTTGAGGCCGCATCCGACGCACCTATGGGTAAAGGAATCGTTGATAATCCTCAGAGCAGAGCTTTGTACGCGGTTGATCTAATGCTGGAGtggaaaaataatgaaatgaaTCCTGTTTTACTGGAAGTTAATTTCTCGCCTGACAACAAACGTGCGTGTGAATATTATCCTGACTTTTATAACaacgtttttaaatttttgttcctGGATACTGGTGATActaatgaatttattgaactataa
- the LOC123274602 gene encoding tubulin--tyrosine ligase-like protein 12 isoform X2 → MYDVNFAHQLSEIPALLDRLCNLMSYDGPDDKSTKVEFALREMWRYNQFYSSNKGTIEERLPLWYIMDEVGSAINHSDDPNFRTVPFLYLNQNTTYSLLFPVKNVEFNDEVTRDFVENQTNDPEKRRALLLPWIDQDFTDKSFTQVEPDVQYFLSGRVPESLPQENGSANGRNGDIKPVKLKVYTQYDIVSQYLTDPAFELVDNEHEADVLWLMVHFKDYKTLSQESPHTFVNQFPYEHILTNKDLLSIVCRRKAADKLYDPETLDTYPSWLPTTYNLSTELIEFVSYFQNREARDLDNHWICKPWNLARGLDTHVTNNLFHILRLPSTGPKIAQKYISSPVLYTRPGVGSVKFDVRYVFLLKSVKPLMVYAYSNFFLRFANKEFALNNLHDYEQHFTVMNYSEEAELYHVKCADFEVEWNKMYPENKWKNSVEIKIFKMIKEAFEAASDAPMGKGIVDNPQSRALYAVDLMLEWKNNEMNPVLLEVNFSPDNKRACEYYPDFYNNVFKFLFLDTGDTNEFIEL, encoded by the coding sequence ATGTACGACGTGAACTTTGCACATCAATTATCAGAAATCCCGGCTTTATTAGATCGTCTGTGTAATTTGATGTCTTATGACGGCCCAGATGACAAAAGTACCAAAGTTGAATTTGCTCTCAGAGAAATGTGGAGGTACAACCAGTTTTATTCATCGAACAAAGGGACAATTGAAGAACGCCTGCCGCTTTGGTACATAATGGACGAAGTTGGATCAGCAATAAATCACAGTGATGATCCCAATTTTCGTACTGTTCCTTTCTTGTATCTAAATCAAAATACTACTTACTCGCTGCTGTTTCCTGTAAAAAACGTTGAATTTAATGACGAGGTCACCAGAGATTTTGTTGAAAATCAAACTAATGATCCAGAAAAAAGACGTGCCTTATTGCTTCCCTGGATTGATCAAGACTTTACTGACAAAAGCTTCACTCAAGTCGAGCCAGACGTACAATATTTCTTATCCGGTCGCGTTCCGGAGAGTTTACCTCAAGAAAACGGATCAGCAAATGGTCGAAATGGTGACATAAAACCGGTTAAATTGAAAGTTTACACTCAGTATGACATTGTAAGTCAGTATCTAACTGATCCAGCTTTTGAGCTCGTGGACAATGAACATGAAGCTGATGTACTTTGGTTGATGGTTCATTTCAAAGACTATAAAACGCTGAGCCAAGAATCTCCTCACACGTTCGTTAACCAATTTCCGTATGAACATATTCTGACTAATAAAGATTTATTGTCGATCGTTTGTAGAAGGAAAGCTGCTGATAAGTTGTATGACCCCGAGACACTAGACACTTATCCGTCATGGTTACCGACGACTTACAATCTCAGTACAGAACTCATTGAATTCGTGTCGTACTTCCAAAATAGAGAAGCTAGGGACTTGGACAATCATTGGATCTGCAAGCCATGGAATTTAGCCCGAGGATTGGACACTCATGTAACGAATAATTTATTCCACATTTTGCGTTTGCCCAGCACTGGTCCTAAGATTGCccaaaaatacatttcatctcCTGTTTTATACACTAGGCCTGGTGTAGgaagtgttaaatttgacgttAGGTAtgtctttttattaaaatcggTAAAACCTTTGATGGTTTACGCCTACTCGAATTTCTTTTTGCGATTTGCTAATAAAGAATTCGCGTTGAACAATCTTCATGACTACGAGCAACATTTTACGGTGATGAACTACTCGGAGGAAGCTGAGCTTTACCATGTCAAGTGCGCTGATTTTGAGGTCGagtggaataaaatgtaccCGGAAAATAAATGGAAAAACAGTGTcgagattaaaatatttaagatgaTTAAAGAAGCTTTTGAGGCCGCATCCGACGCACCTATGGGTAAAGGAATCGTTGATAATCCTCAGAGCAGAGCTTTGTACGCGGTTGATCTAATGCTGGAGtggaaaaataatgaaatgaaTCCTGTTTTACTGGAAGTTAATTTCTCGCCTGACAACAAACGTGCGTGTGAATATTATCCTGACTTTTATAACaacgtttttaaatttttgttcctGGATACTGGTGATActaatgaatttattgaactataa